One window of the Anas acuta chromosome 12, bAnaAcu1.1, whole genome shotgun sequence genome contains the following:
- the LOC137863223 gene encoding olfactory receptor 6B1-like yields the protein MEENSTQINMFLLLGFPALMDLKVLFFIVLLLTYILTVMENVVIILLIKTNHELYKPMYFFLGHLSFIEVWYISVIIPKLLANFIAEDRSISFVGCMTQIFFFSSFMCTECVLLSAMAYDRYVAICQPLRYLVIMTYQMCIYLIALSWFSGFTVSLIKISFISQLEFCGPQVINHFFCDISPVLNLACTDMSVAETVDFVLALFILLVPLSVTIVSYLLIIMTILHIPTTQSKKKAFSTCASHLTVVTIFFSAALFMYARPKKIDPYDLNKLVSAVYTIVTPILNPFIYCLRNQELKKAFKKVLSEKISIYKVSRSITSLQMQG from the coding sequence ATGGAAGAGAATTCTACCCAGATCAACATGTTCCTCTTGCTAGGATTCCCAGCCCTAATGGACTTGAAGGTATTGTTCTTCATAGTACTACTACTGACATACATTTTAACTGTTATGGAGAATGTGGTCATCATTTTGTTAATCAAAACAAACCATGAGCTCTACAAacccatgtatttttttcttggtcatCTCTCCTTCATTGAGGTCTGGTACATCTCAGTTATTATCCCCAAACTCTTGGCAAATTTCATTGCTGAAGACAGAAGTATTTCCTTTGTGGGATGCATGACCCagatctttttcttcagctccTTCATGTGCACTGAATGTGTCCTTCTCTCTGCCATGGCATATGATCGCTATGTGGCTATCTGTCAACCATTGCGCTACCTGGTCATCATGACATACCAAATGTGCATATACCTGATAGCTCTCTCCTGGTTCAGTGGGTTCACTGTATCTTTGATCAAGATCTCCTTCATCTCTCAGTTGGAGTTTTGTGGTCCCCAGGTAATTAACCATTTTTTCTGTGATATCAGCCCAGTGCTAAACCTCGCCTGCACTGATATGTCGGTGGCAGAGACAGTGGACTTTGTGTTGGCTTTATTCATCCTGCTTGTTCCTCTCTCCGTCACTATTGTCTCCTACCTATTAATTATCATGACAATTCTGCATATCCCCACCACCCAAAGTAAGAAGAAAGCTTTCTCCACGTGTGCTTCCCACCTAACTGTGGTCAccattttcttctcagctgcCCTCTTTATGTATGCTCGGCCCAAGAAGATCGATCCTTATGACTTGAATAAGCTTGTGTCAGCTGTGTATACTATTGTCACTCCCATCTTAAACCCCTTCATTTACTGTCTGAGGAATCAGGAACTGAAGAAAGCATTCAAAAAAGTTCTCTCTGAAAAAATCAGTATCTATAAGGTCTCCAGATCCATCACTTCTCTCCAAATGCAAGGATAA
- the LOC137863220 gene encoding olfactory receptor 12D2-like isoform X1: MAMLNRTEVSEFILLGLTDIQGLQYFFFISFLLLYLTSLLGNGVIVTMVISEPRLHTPMYFFLGNLSCLDIFYSTVTVPKMLTGFLFGHQPISFAECLAQLYFFHFLGSTEAVLLATMAYDRYVAICNPLCYTLVMSQRTCLLLAVVSWSIGFVHAMMHSVMTSQLSFCGHNQIHHFFCDIKPLLYLACSSTSLNMILLNVVTTSIALGPFILIVLSYLYIISFLFQKVQSQEGRWKPFSTCASHLTVVALLYIPLFFNYTPPSLSSSSITDMQVSVMYSAITPAMNPLIYTLRNQEVRSALNKTLGRKLSWWKVTKRGTKFRM; this comes from the exons ATGG CAATGCTGAACCGCACAGAGGTCAGTGAGTTCATCCTTTTGGGCCTCACCGATATCCAAGGTCTACAatactttttcttcatctccttcCTGTTGCTCTACCTAACTAGTCTTCTGGGAAATGGTGTCATTGTGACCATGGTGATATCTGAGCCACGGCTCCACACACCAATGTACTTCTTCTTGGGGAACCTTTCCTGCCTGGACATTTTTTACTCTACAGTTACTGTTCCCAAGATGCTGACTGGTTTTCTCTTTGGGCATCAGCCTATTTCTTTTGCTGAGTGCTTAGCCCAGCTCTACTTCTTCCACTTTCTGGGCAGTACTGAGGCTGTGCTCCTGGCCACCATGGCTTATGACCGCTATGTGGCCATTTGCAACCCACTGTGCTACACCCTTGTCATGAGTCAAAGGACttgtctgctgctggctgtggtcAGCTGGTCCATTGGTTTTGTACATGCCATGATGCATTCAGTTATGACCTCTCAACTGAGTTTCTGTGGGCATAACCAAATTCATCACTTTTTCTGTGATATCAAGCCACTGTTGTATTTGGCTTGTAGTAGTACCAGCCTCAACATGATCCTCCTTAATGTTGTCACCACATCTATTGCTCTAGGCCCATTCATTCTCATAGTCCTTTCCTACCTATACAtcatctccttcctcttccagaaAGTCCAGTCTCAGGAAGGAAGGTGGAAGCCCTTCTCCACCTGTGCCTCTCACCTTACTGTTGTGGCACTACTGTACATACCACTATTCTTCAATTATACACCTCCATCCTTGAGCAGCTCCTCTATAACAGACATGCAGGTGTCTGTCATGTACAGTGCTATCACCCCAGCTATGAACCCCTTGATCTACACTCTTAGGAACCAGGAGGTGAGATCTGCCCTGAATAAAACATTAGGGAGAAAACTCTCCTGGTGGAAAGTGACCAAAAGAGGAACAAAATTCAGAATGTAG
- the LOC137863220 gene encoding olfactory receptor 12D2-like isoform X2, producing the protein MLNRTEVSEFILLGLTDIQGLQYFFFISFLLLYLTSLLGNGVIVTMVISEPRLHTPMYFFLGNLSCLDIFYSTVTVPKMLTGFLFGHQPISFAECLAQLYFFHFLGSTEAVLLATMAYDRYVAICNPLCYTLVMSQRTCLLLAVVSWSIGFVHAMMHSVMTSQLSFCGHNQIHHFFCDIKPLLYLACSSTSLNMILLNVVTTSIALGPFILIVLSYLYIISFLFQKVQSQEGRWKPFSTCASHLTVVALLYIPLFFNYTPPSLSSSSITDMQVSVMYSAITPAMNPLIYTLRNQEVRSALNKTLGRKLSWWKVTKRGTKFRM; encoded by the coding sequence ATGCTGAACCGCACAGAGGTCAGTGAGTTCATCCTTTTGGGCCTCACCGATATCCAAGGTCTACAatactttttcttcatctccttcCTGTTGCTCTACCTAACTAGTCTTCTGGGAAATGGTGTCATTGTGACCATGGTGATATCTGAGCCACGGCTCCACACACCAATGTACTTCTTCTTGGGGAACCTTTCCTGCCTGGACATTTTTTACTCTACAGTTACTGTTCCCAAGATGCTGACTGGTTTTCTCTTTGGGCATCAGCCTATTTCTTTTGCTGAGTGCTTAGCCCAGCTCTACTTCTTCCACTTTCTGGGCAGTACTGAGGCTGTGCTCCTGGCCACCATGGCTTATGACCGCTATGTGGCCATTTGCAACCCACTGTGCTACACCCTTGTCATGAGTCAAAGGACttgtctgctgctggctgtggtcAGCTGGTCCATTGGTTTTGTACATGCCATGATGCATTCAGTTATGACCTCTCAACTGAGTTTCTGTGGGCATAACCAAATTCATCACTTTTTCTGTGATATCAAGCCACTGTTGTATTTGGCTTGTAGTAGTACCAGCCTCAACATGATCCTCCTTAATGTTGTCACCACATCTATTGCTCTAGGCCCATTCATTCTCATAGTCCTTTCCTACCTATACAtcatctccttcctcttccagaaAGTCCAGTCTCAGGAAGGAAGGTGGAAGCCCTTCTCCACCTGTGCCTCTCACCTTACTGTTGTGGCACTACTGTACATACCACTATTCTTCAATTATACACCTCCATCCTTGAGCAGCTCCTCTATAACAGACATGCAGGTGTCTGTCATGTACAGTGCTATCACCCCAGCTATGAACCCCTTGATCTACACTCTTAGGAACCAGGAGGTGAGATCTGCCCTGAATAAAACATTAGGGAGAAAACTCTCCTGGTGGAAAGTGACCAAAAGAGGAACAAAATTCAGAATGTAG